Within Porites lutea chromosome 2, jaPorLute2.1, whole genome shotgun sequence, the genomic segment TGGCGAGGGCGGGCCATGGGCTAATCAAGTTTATGTCATCAAAGGTAAACTAAAGTATCTTCCTTGTGATAAGGGAGACCTTAATATTATATGCTAGTTTCAAAATGACTTAATGATTCACTGTCACCAAAACGATGTCAACGACAACGAAACgtagtagaaaaaaattagaaagcaATTCTCATATACTCTcttaaaatgtacatgtatcagcagtaatgttatgtttttaataaaattttagCATCCATTGGATGCTACCTGGACAAACCAAGTCGAGCAATTCAACCCTTGGAAGGAAAGGATTCTATTTTGGATGGGGCATATTGGACTCGAAAGAACCCCATTGCAAAGTGTGCCGTGGCTGCAATGAGAGCGGGTTACAGCGTGTTTGCagttcaaaatggcggctgGTGTGCGGCCAGTGCTACAGCAGCGGAGACGTTTAACAAATATGGAAAGTCTGCAGCTTGTAATTCAGATGGTGAGGGCGGACCATGGGCTAATCAAGTTTATGTCATCAACGGTAAGACGTTGTCTCGATGTAGGTCCCTCAGTCACTTAGAAGAGACACACGCCATTGTATGCTATCAGTTGCCAACCATCCAGTaaatgtgcttttttttttctgagcaaACAACTTTTTCTCATTGTAAAGCAAAAAAGGTAACTATGATGTAGAACTGGCACTTGATAACTATGAAAAGTAAGTATAAACTAAAATATGACATGACTCATGATCAAATAAAAGTAAAGGATCTCACCAGACTATTCTTAAATTCACTCTATTTCACCTTCTCATGAGCATCAGCTCCAAGTATTCGAAAGTTTTATTCTGTGTCCGTTTTTTATCTCCTTTTAGGGTATGGATCCATTGGATGCTACAAGGACACCGGAAACCGAGCAATTTTACCCTCGGAGGGAAAGGATCCTATTTTGGATGGGGCATATTGGACTCGAAAAAACCCCATTGAAAAGTGCGCCGTGGCTGCAATCAGAGCAGGTTACGGCATGTTTGCAGTTCAAAATGGTGGCTGGTGTGCGGCCAGTGCTACAGCACCAAAGACCTTAGTACAAGTATGGAAAATCTACAGCTTGTGGTTCTGATGGCGAGGGTGGATCGTGGGCTAATGACGTTTATGTAATCAGAGGTGAGACAGCTAGTGTTTCGATGTACACATCACATTATTAGAGACATCACATGCCACCAGTAGCTAACCATAGTgtctttattcttctttctgAAGCATCAGAAGAAATATCATCGTAAATTTGTAAGgttgtgggttgagtttgttgtcgGTCCTCTCCCATGCCCCGGAAGGATTTTCttgggtactccggttttttTCTGGACTCTCCTAAAATGCATTTCCTGCGTTCCCTAGCATTGGTTAATAAGGGTCAAATATATATTTGAGAAAAAGAGAAACCCCTGACAGTGTATAACGCTAAAATTCAgcaagtaaaattaaaaattaatcctttttataggaaaaatgcaaattttgaaaaaatggctGTCAAATTTCAGTTGCCATAGAATTTAACGTATGTTGACATAGCCATTACGACGACCTTCAAGAAAAGTCGTTAGTCATAGCTCGTGCGGCTTTTTAATGACCTTTGTTTATTAAGGATATGAATCCATTGGATGCTACAAGGACACAGGACATCGTGCAATCCACCCCTTGGAAGGAAAGGACCCTGTTTTGGATGGATCTTATTTGAGTCGGAAAAACCCTGTGGAAAAGTGTGCCGCAGCTGCAATGAAAGCGGGTTACGGCATGTTTGCagttcaaaatggcggctgGTGTGCGGCCAGTGCAATAGCGCCACAGACTTTTAACAAGTATGGAAAGTCTGCAACTTGTAAGGATGACGGCGAAGGTGGACCATGGGGTAATCAAGTCTATGTGATCAATGGTAAGACTGTGTTTCGAGGCACGCCTCCAATCTGAATTTGATGATGAGACATGAGCCATTTCATGCTAACAGTTGCCAAGAATATtgtaaatgtttttattttttacacaaCCAACTTTTTCTCACAGTTATTTAATTCTGAAGGTAACTATGGTGTAACATATCGTAATGTAGAAGATCTTAAGGCAACAAGGCACGACAACTATGATAAATAACCATAAAGATAGCCTGGTTCCCCATCAGTGAAAAAGTCCCGGAACGCGTAACTTTAAAAACGTAAGACCATTCTCATACACTGATATCtgggggcgcgatccattcaaccaaactttccggaaatttcggtccaaaactcaatggatcggttcggtcccaccggaaaagtttcgaaaaaacgggtccaccttttgaggtggtcctcttttcccggtcggaccggttggaattttggttgaattgATCGCGCCCTGGATGTTTTATCCTGTGTTTAGTTTTGTATTCAGGATATGAATCTATTGGATGCTTTCGGGACAGGCCAAGTCGAGCGATCCAACCCTTGGAAGGAAAGAGTTCTCTTTTGGATGGAACATATTGGACTCGAACGAATCCCATTGCAAAGTGTGCTGCAGCGGCTATAAGAGCAGGTTACAGCATGTTTGCTGTTCAAAATGGCGGCTGGTGTGCGGCCAGTAGTACAGCGGCGAAGACGTTTGACAAGTATGGAAAGTCTACAGCTTGTAAGGATGACGGCGAAGGCGGACCATGGGGTAATCAAGTTTATGTGATCAAAGGTAAGGTAGCGTTTGGATACACGCCAGACATTATTTAGATGAGAGACATCAGCCAGTGCAAAGAGCTAACAGTTGCCAAGCatcttaaaaatgattttccttCGTATAAAACCTGGCTTTACGCTAATGACAGGGTTCACCATCAGATAATTGACAGAAAAGTTAACTCTGGAACCATTTTCGTAAACTCTCATTAAACCCTTAAGAGCACCAACTCTCAAAATTTAAATGCATATCTGAAATTACAGGGTCCGCGCAGAAGTTCCCGAAGGGCGGGGACCACTGGATTCAACTGCGCATGCTAAGGAAAGTGGGAGTTGGGGTAGGAGGTCCGAGGACGTCTTTGTGGGTTCAAACGGATCTAGCTGCTACAAAGAGAGTTAACAGGATCTTTGCAAtagaatgaacaacctaagcggttgcaaaagaacctgaaaattcaggcttgaccgGGAATCGAACTCTTGGCCTTTGCGATGACCGGACGCAACGTTCAGATTTCTCTTAGCAAAGAAGGAATTGATAATTATTGTCGGAAAGCTGAATCCATTGCGTTTCCACTTTTGGATAAAAAGCTTGATATTCCCGTACTTAATTGTAAACTGCAATGTCTATAAACGTGCACACTTACAGACATTTTATAAACCCATAATATGTCTGTAGATTTGACCACATTTTGCGAAACTAAATCGCATCAAATGTCTATGAAATCCTAATGTTTTCCTTGTAAGATTCAATCAACATTTAGAGAAATTTTAAACCTTTCCACCTTTTAAAATGTGAGCATAGTCCTTATGAAATACTCAAGGAAAAAACTCTGTATAATAGATAAGATAAAATGTCAACAAAATCTTcgtaaatttaacaaaataacTGTGGAAAAAGTTAATGAAGTGTTGAAAAAAAGGGTTTTTACATGCAAAGGATGTTTGTACAATATACTCTGAGAACTACAACTAAACTGTGCaaaatgtttctattttttttttctataaaaataataacaatcgAAGCAAAACAGGAAGAACACAAAATCCCAACAAAACGTATGCAAAAAGTGcacaaaatgtttgtaaatgtcCATAAACAAAGTACACATGTCTTAAAAAACTTAAgtactttattttaatttttttccaagtgttgacataataaatatttgtttcattattacGACAAAGAATTGAATACATACATATAGAAACGATATTTTACACAAGGTACGTGTAAAGTTCTCCAGTCATCGGATATAtttaagcaaaagaaaacgttttccgtgtttgcatagcctgatataaacacgagaggggttgggagaattctcccaacccctcgagtgtttatatcaggctatatatgcaaacacaggaaaaaagttttctattgcttttattagataactttcccgagaaaaacgtaaaactctttgttatggcaatgattaaaagagaaattcttaccagtcgcaaagtcgtGTACACGAAGGCTTTCACGCTTAATCacttcttgttttgcaaaaagatgctttccaaaacaCGGATTTTTCTCGATTAAAATGCCAGcttagcgaaaaaaaaaattgacatagcttgtttgtaaagattttccaagtttcagccgacgaaggaatgggtaaataaagtaaacttatcgagttttgaactcaaattttttttcaaatttgtgctggcgtgattagcgcgcgaaaagcaaaacatcttgacgtcacaaccatgtttacatactctcatgcaaacactcctgtCGGCCAATCAGACCGCGCGTACTATGttagttattttatatatatagtaagtcgcacatgaaaaaaaaaagaaaacaaaaacatcaagaCACTTCTTCACAAGTCTAATTCTTGAATAATAATGAGAGAAGTTTATAAATTATCTAAAGAAGAGGCATTCTTCAAGTTCACATGCCGGAGGGAAATGGTTTCCTCAAAGCGGaagattatattattttttccacCTTTGCTGAAAGTTATTGATTGAGAGAAGTTATTTTATCCGCAATTCTAAGGCATTTTCCAATCTTTAAGCAGCGGCTAATTCATAGGATTCATGTGCTGAAGACTTATTGTGGACAAGACTGAGAACCAGATCCTTAGTCTATTATCAAAAACTGAATTTCTTTAATGACGAACTTTAGGAAAGAATATACTTTTTTGCATGACacaaatgggggggggggggggtggtaagGCCCTTTGCTCCCTCCCCCTGCGCAGGCCCTGGTCTTATATCAAAGTTTCTTTTATATTCAGGGTATGAATCCATTGGATGCTACAGGGACACCGGAAACCGAGCAATCCTACCCTTGGAAGGGAAGGATTCTATTTTGGATGGGAGATATTGGACTCGAAAGAATCCCATTGCAAAGTGTGCCGCCGCTGCAAGGAGAGCAGGCTACAGCATGTTTGCAGTTCAAAATGGTGGCTGGTGTGCAGCCAGTGCTACAGCAGGGAAGACGTTTGACAAGTATGGAAAGTCTACAGCTTGTGGATCCGATGGCGAAGGCGGACCATGGGCTAATCAAGTTTATGTTATCAAAGGTTAGTGTATAATATCTAATTAAGTTGTCCTTATCTAACTGCAGACTTTACTATTATGGTAAACTATGAAAAGGAATTTACTCACAAAAGTTTCAACAAAAAACGCGTCAGGCAATCCTCAGTCACTCCTTCAAGAGATATCAGCTTTGATATTTTAACTTTGATTAAATTTTAGCATCTATTGGATGTTACAAGGACACCTCAAACCGAGCAATCCAGCCCATGGAAGGAAAGGATCCTATTTTGGATGGATCATATCTGAATCGGAAGAACCCCATTGAAAAGTGCGCCGTGGCTGCATCTAGAGCTGGTTACAGCATGTTTGCGGTTCAAAATGGTGGCTGGTGTGCAGCCAGTGCTACAGCACCAGAGACCTTTGACAAGTATGGAAAGTCTACAGCTTGCGGTTCTGATGGCGAAGGTGGACCTTGGGCAAATCAAGTTTATTGTATGGCTAATTGCTGATCTGTTACTGGCTCTAGATGAGCCTTGTTTCGCACAAGAGTGTACACCTCACCGTAGCTGAAATAAATAGAATAAGGGCTACATGGGACAGCCAAAACAGTGGTCGCTCCACTGTTTAACGTAGGTCAGTTTATACTAGCATAGAGCTAATGTGGAGAAATGTAAACTTTAGGAGTTTGCTTCCTTATATGCTGAAATAAAAGGTTGTGCTGATttatgttgttttttctttgccttGTTTATAAGATTTAGAAGACACGGAATATGTTATATATAACATTTTAAGGTCCCCTTCCTTGAATTATGTTACTTTCAATTTAAAGTGCTACTCCTTGTATTTCGCAGGGTTTAAGTGGTTAACACTTTACGGTAATCGGCAAT encodes:
- the LOC140929011 gene encoding uncharacterized protein, whose product is MKAGYGMFAVQNGGWCAASAIAPQTFNKYGKSATCKDDGEGGPWGNQVYVINVLYSGYESIGCFRDRPSRAIQPLEGKSSLLDGTYWTRTNPIAKCAAAAIRAGYSMFAVQNGGWCAASSTAAKTFDKYGKSTACKDDGEGGPWGNQVYVIKGYESIGCYRDTGNRAILPLEGKDSILDGRYWTRKNPIAKCAAAARRAGYSMFAVQNGGWCAASATAGKTFDKYGKSTACGSDGEGGPWANQVYVIKASIGCYKDTSNRAIQPMEGKDPILDGSYLNRKNPIEKCAVAASRAGYSMFAVQNGGWCAASATAPETFDKYGKSTACGSDGEGGPWANQVYCMANC